The following proteins are encoded in a genomic region of Lentisphaerota bacterium:
- the pstA gene encoding phosphate ABC transporter permease PstA, translating into MRVSPKVTQALAVTILGAATLLTLVILVFVIVFVLSKGLPGVSLDFLFSSPQDMGKSGGIFPTLVGTFLLPLLAITIALPLGLGTAVYLTEYTQETRFTRTLRFGTDCLAGIPSIIFGLFGFIFFVVKLKMGWCLLSGALTLAIMVLPTILRTSEEAIRSVPNAYREVSFSLGATRWETVLKVVLPNALPGIVTGVILGIGRSIGETAAVIFTAGSSLRMPMTVFDSVRTMSVHFYILAREGISNENAYATAAVLILTVLLVNLVAYTLMHRFIARRSK; encoded by the coding sequence ATGAGAGTCTCCCCGAAGGTCACGCAGGCTCTGGCGGTCACGATTCTGGGCGCGGCCACGCTGCTGACGCTGGTGATCCTGGTGTTCGTGATCGTGTTCGTGCTCAGCAAGGGCCTGCCGGGCGTCAGCTTGGACTTCCTGTTCTCATCCCCTCAAGACATGGGGAAATCCGGCGGCATCTTCCCGACGCTGGTGGGGACGTTCCTGTTGCCGCTGCTGGCGATCACCATCGCCCTTCCGCTGGGCTTGGGCACGGCGGTGTATCTGACGGAATACACCCAGGAAACCCGGTTCACGCGAACGCTGCGGTTCGGCACGGACTGTCTGGCGGGCATCCCCTCCATCATCTTCGGCCTGTTCGGCTTCATCTTCTTCGTGGTCAAGCTGAAGATGGGATGGTGCCTGCTCTCCGGCGCGCTGACGCTGGCAATCATGGTGTTGCCGACGATTCTCCGCACGTCCGAGGAGGCCATCCGCTCGGTGCCGAACGCCTACCGCGAGGTGAGCTTCTCTCTGGGGGCGACGCGGTGGGAGACGGTGCTCAAGGTCGTGCTCCCGAACGCCCTGCCCGGCATCGTCACCGGCGTGATTCTGGGGATCGGCCGCTCGATCGGCGAAACAGCGGCGGTCATCTTCACTGCGGGTTCCTCCTTGCGGATGCCGATGACGGTCTTCGATTCGGTGCGGACGATGTCGGTGCATTTCTACATTCTGGCGCGGGAGGGCATCTCGAACGAGAACGCCTATGCCACCGCCGCCGTGCTGATCCTGACCGTCCTTCTGGTGAACCTGGTGGCCTACACCCTGATGCACCGCTTCATCGCCAGGAGGTCCAAATGA
- a CDS encoding phosphate ABC transporter ATP-binding protein, with product MSEPSAIKIATRDFRVFHGRENTLRGITLDIRHHRILGVIGPAGSGKTTFLRALNRLNDLVPEMHVEGQMLLDGEDLYHPSFNVVSLRKRVGMLFALPVALPMSIYENVVYGPRLSGIRRRARLDEIVERSLKSAFLWDEVKDRLPMSGLRLSGGQQQRLCLARVLAMEELEVILLDEPCSGLDPVSTAKIEDALTVLKERYTIILVTNNTKQAARVADDTAFFLMGELIECGLTEKIFTVPDDSRTNEYVTGRFG from the coding sequence ATGAGCGAGCCGTCTGCCATCAAGATCGCCACCCGCGATTTCCGGGTCTTCCATGGCAGGGAGAACACGCTGCGCGGAATCACGCTGGACATACGGCACCATCGGATCCTCGGAGTGATCGGCCCCGCCGGTTCTGGAAAAACGACGTTCCTGCGAGCGTTGAACCGGCTGAACGACCTCGTGCCGGAGATGCACGTCGAGGGACAGATGCTCCTGGACGGGGAGGACCTCTATCACCCCTCCTTCAATGTGGTCTCCCTCCGCAAGCGGGTGGGCATGCTGTTCGCGCTGCCGGTGGCGCTGCCGATGAGCATTTATGAGAACGTGGTCTACGGGCCGCGGCTGTCGGGAATCCGCAGGCGCGCGCGGCTGGACGAGATCGTCGAACGCAGCCTGAAGTCGGCTTTTCTCTGGGACGAGGTCAAAGACCGCCTGCCGATGTCCGGGCTGCGGCTTTCCGGAGGGCAGCAACAGCGGCTCTGCCTGGCGCGCGTGCTGGCGATGGAGGAGTTGGAGGTGATCCTGCTCGATGAGCCGTGTTCCGGTTTGGACCCCGTCTCGACCGCCAAGATCGAGGATGCGCTGACGGTCCTGAAAGAGAGGTACACGATTATCCTCGTGACCAACAACACCAAGCAGGCGGCGCGCGTGGCGGACGACACGGCTTTTTTTCTGATGGGCGAGCTGATCGAGTGCGGATTGACCGAGAAGATTTTCACGGTCCCGGACGATAGCCGGACCAACGAATACGTGACGGGCAGGTTCGGATGA
- a CDS encoding phosphate ABC transporter substrate-binding protein: MPRVNRQPNENPRSNSDFLILTSGSCEISTPLNRTRPDFSPLFCLAKPRAPCQTTPACISSKRAPPVCRARNAGWRQAGTSDRSVIDSFSPPQNPCQQQRTQTMRTMRSALFVIGLLTSIVLLTGCGKPREGITLAGSTAFQPFAEKLADHYMAAHPDVAITIQGGGSALGIQSALSGAAQIGMADLVKLPKEADALKSIVVARDGIAVVVNPANTLTGLTLEQVRGIFAGTIRNWNEVGGADHTIAVISREAGSGTRSSFEQIIGGVTLTADALIQDSNGTIRETVANDANAVGYLSHGLINEKIKPVTVDGFSCGEQDIQSGDYKLVRPVFLVYRSDARPACQAFLDYLLTAEAQDLLHQNGLIRAN; encoded by the coding sequence ATGCCCCGCGTGAACCGTCAACCCAACGAGAATCCGCGTTCAAATTCTGACTTCTTGATTCTGACTTCTGGCTCCTGTGAAATTTCTACACCGTTGAATCGCACCCGCCCCGATTTTTCGCCCCTCTTTTGCCTTGCGAAACCGCGCGCGCCGTGTCAAACTACCCCGGCTTGCATATCAAGCAAGCGCGCCCCGCCAGTCTGTCGCGCACGCAACGCTGGATGGCGACAGGCTGGAACATCGGATCGCTCCGTAATTGACTCGTTTTCACCGCCGCAGAACCCCTGCCAACAACAAAGGACCCAGACTATGAGGACGATGCGCTCAGCCCTGTTTGTGATCGGTCTGCTCACCAGCATCGTGTTGCTGACAGGATGCGGCAAGCCGCGCGAAGGCATCACCCTGGCGGGGTCGACCGCATTCCAGCCCTTTGCCGAGAAACTGGCCGACCACTATATGGCCGCGCACCCCGATGTCGCGATCACGATTCAGGGCGGCGGCTCGGCGCTGGGCATCCAGTCGGCCCTTTCGGGCGCGGCGCAGATCGGCATGGCCGACCTCGTGAAGCTTCCCAAGGAGGCCGACGCCCTGAAAAGCATTGTGGTGGCGCGCGACGGCATCGCCGTGGTGGTCAACCCGGCGAACACCCTGACGGGGCTGACCTTGGAACAGGTGCGCGGTATTTTTGCCGGGACAATCAGGAATTGGAATGAGGTTGGCGGGGCGGACCACACGATCGCGGTGATCTCGCGCGAGGCGGGCTCGGGCACGCGCTCGTCCTTCGAGCAGATTATCGGCGGCGTGACGCTGACGGCGGATGCGCTCATTCAAGATTCGAACGGGACCATCCGCGAGACCGTGGCCAACGACGCCAATGCGGTCGGCTATCTTTCACACGGTCTGATCAACGAGAAGATCAAGCCGGTCACGGTGGATGGCTTCTCCTGTGGGGAGCAGGACATCCAGTCGGGCGACTACAAGCTGGTTCGTCCGGTGTTCCTGGTCTATCGGTCCGACGCGCGTCCGGCGTGCCAGGCATTTCTGGACTACTTGCTCACGGCGGAGGCCCAGGATCTGCTGCACCAGAACGGCCTGATCCGGGCAAACTGA
- the pstC gene encoding phosphate ABC transporter permease subunit PstC, which yields MKFNSETAVKGVLTVVAFSALASLLLIAVFIFKEGFPFMLKVGISDFLFSSTWNPQAGQYGIYPMIVASLYVTLGAMLIGAPLGVAGAIFLNEFVPPPVMRVIKPTIELLAGIPSVVFGFLGVMVLAPFIREHFGGPGLSLLAAAVILGIMVLPTVISISSDAIGAVPNSYREGALALGATRWQSVHMVTVKAARSGIIASIILAMGRALGETMAVIMVAGNTVKVPHAVTDPVRTLTANIALEMANATGMAREALFATGVVLFVVIMILNSIARATLKRRGANK from the coding sequence ATGAAATTCAACAGTGAAACAGCGGTTAAGGGCGTGTTGACGGTGGTGGCATTCTCGGCGCTGGCCAGTCTGCTGCTGATCGCGGTCTTCATCTTTAAGGAGGGATTCCCCTTCATGCTGAAGGTGGGAATCTCTGACTTTCTGTTTTCTTCGACCTGGAACCCGCAGGCCGGACAGTACGGCATCTACCCGATGATCGTGGCCTCCCTGTACGTGACGCTGGGCGCGATGCTGATCGGCGCGCCACTGGGGGTCGCGGGCGCGATCTTTCTGAACGAATTCGTGCCCCCACCGGTCATGCGGGTCATCAAGCCGACCATCGAGCTGCTGGCCGGCATCCCGTCGGTGGTGTTCGGGTTTCTGGGCGTGATGGTGCTGGCGCCATTCATCCGGGAACATTTCGGCGGCCCGGGGCTTTCGCTTCTGGCGGCGGCGGTGATCCTCGGGATCATGGTGCTGCCCACGGTCATCAGCATCTCCTCAGACGCCATCGGCGCGGTGCCGAACTCCTATCGCGAGGGGGCGCTGGCGCTCGGCGCGACGCGCTGGCAGAGCGTGCATATGGTGACGGTCAAGGCGGCCCGTTCGGGAATCATTGCCAGCATCATTCTGGCCATGGGCCGGGCTTTGGGCGAGACCATGGCGGTCATCATGGTCGCGGGCAACACGGTGAAGGTGCCTCACGCAGTCACCGACCCGGTGCGGACACTGACGGCGAACATCGCGTTGGAAATGGCGAACGCCACCGGAATGGCGCGTGAGGCGCTGTTCGCGACGGGCGTCGTGCTGTTCGTGGTGATTATGATTCTGAACAGCATCGCGCGTGCGACGCTCAAGAGGCGGGGGGCTAACAAATGA